The Cygnus atratus isolate AKBS03 ecotype Queensland, Australia chromosome 17, CAtr_DNAZoo_HiC_assembly, whole genome shotgun sequence sequence ATATGTGAACATATATAATAAAGTTGTTACTTACGATGAAGACAAAAACAGAtcaagcaaatggaaaaagcGGGCTCGGTACTTCACGTGATATATAGAAGGGTCTAAAAGACTGTACAGCTTTTTGTAAAAGTCAGGGTATTCTCtgttaaaaaggcaaaaagaaaaaaaagtcaacatcCTCTGCTGATTAGTGACATACAATGGGACTACACTGAGTCTAACTggtttttctgtgctttcatgaCAAATTGCTCCAGgccactgctgtgctgtgggggcAGGTTTAGCTTTCTTTGGTTTGTCTCCAGAACCACCACTTGAAATCAGGCTGTAAGGTGAATTTCTGGCTGTTGCAGTGCCTAGCCATCCTGGAGATGTGAAGCTATGTCCACTGACTTCAAGTGGTACAGGATCCAGTGAAAGGCACACCAAAGACTACAGTTTCACTGTGTAATCAGATCAGTGGAAATCGATTTTCAAGTGCTGAGCAACCGCAGACcacagtctggagaagaggatatttaggctcagctgaaaaaaaaaaaaaaaagtcagactaTAAAAACAGCTCAGCATCTAAATAGCTGAGCCTCTCGTGCAGGGTTTGGCTTTCCTGTGGGGGAATGTTAAAGCCTGAAGATGTGGAGAAttgttttcagtctcttctgcataagataaaaatacaaaacccatGGCCCTTTAAACAATATGCTCTTTTTACTTACAGATTATGCTGATGAATCAGAATAAATAATCCATTTAAAGCCAGAAGACTAATCGCTCCACCTGTAAGAAAGCAGGCAGATATCAGCACAATAtaatcaatcaataaataaatttatccGCTGCAACTTTTTTCTATTGCAAAACCTTTCCAGAAGGAACACAAAACTAAAAGTACCTAAAATTAGAGCCAGCATGATGGCTGTCAGGTGAGACAAGCTCACCTAAAACCTTCCAAAGGCTCACAACTTACTTGCAAAGATTAAGCTGTAGATTAGAAGAACAGAGAGACAAAGATGCTGCTCTAATCCCCTGAGAAAGCCAGACCAGGAAGGCAAAGTTATCCTCAGAAACACCATTTCTGTAGGAAACTGCACGTCCTGCGTCTGGATACAGGCCAGGTATCAGCAGTGCTGACTGaactctgtgtttaaaagaaatcactCCAGTACTCAACACTTTTCAGGTccttaaatataattttcctaACACACAAGGAGCAACAACACAGACAAATGCAGGTAACATTTCACTTTGGGAGGACAATACATTTCACCCTAGTTTCTTATCTTCGTTCCAGCCAAAGCACATCTACTTCATCCAGGCTGTGGTGTTGTGTCCAGCAGCCCTTTCAAGTCTGTATGTACCATGCTGCAGAGCCCCACAAAGGataaaaaaactgttttcactcACCTATGCCATAGGCCACCGTCAAGAAGTCTATCATGAGAGTGGGTTCGTTCATATAAGGAAGGATGGAATCATGCAAAATGACAAGAACTTTTTTGTAAAGGCCAGTGGGTAGCTGTGAAGGACAAAACAATACAGTCAAACCACCTTTGCAAGGAGAACTCCAAGAGCAACAGCAACACACGGCTCAGAAAGGCAACACACAAGCAAAAGCGAACGTGTCAGGACAGAACAGAATGGCTTGTGGCAACAGTTCCCAAATGTGAGAGTTTACAAGTGACATCTGACAATTAGGTTCATTCAGAGAAGTGGGTCCTCACAACTAAACTGTCATCACAGCTCAGAGAGAAAAACTCCAGGCAAGGAGCGTCTAAGGATTAGCAACTGGAAAACAATACAGATCAGTGACAGAAGTAACACTCACTTTGTGCTTCAGGAAACTGAGCCACATTCTTTCAAACGCCTGCTTGTGTGCCTGAAAACAGAATTGCAAACAGTGAGTTAAACACACTGGTGTAGGTAAAGCTCTGTTTTCAGTAGATGAAAGTTCAACTCTGAAGCACCGAATGAACAGTTACCTGCAGCTTCGAAACTTTCCATTCCTCTCGGTTACCTaagaagaaaggtaaaaagagACATGGAACTTGAAatggatgtttaaaaaaaataagatgattCTTGTTTTACTTAGTCCTTTGAAAGTTCTCACCTTAGTTATTACAAATACCCACCTAAGACTGAATGAATATTAGTCCACTTCGATAGAGGACCCAACTTATTTATAAGTGAATTTGCATTCTATTAGTCAAACCATTCCCTAAGCATAATTGGACGTACTAGAATTAAATGAcagttttctcctcctcctgcagtctaatacaaaaatactaagaaaaaacCTTCATAAAATTTAATTCCTCTGAATTTAGCAGAGTGAAGATCATGAATGTTCCTATGAGTTATTAAAGCCATATGTTTGAGTTTCCGATTTTCCACTACCAAATGAGCTGGGGGACATCAGAACTCAGTGAAAAATGTTCCTACTCCAACTCAAAAACATCGCTATCAGCTCCAGAAGCAGGCCTTTTCTCTACACTAGGAACACTCCTTTTCCAGTCATTAAGACAAGACTAGGAACAAGAGGAAAAGGTAATATTCCCCAAACCAGGGTATCTAAAAGCTTGCTATAAATTCCTTGTATTGATAAAAAGCTGGTGACAGACCCCACCGTAAACCAGGGAACATGGATTTTGTAATACTGTTTGGAGTCTCTGTGATCACATAAGCAGGCATTTTTCATTAGCAAACTCTAGCAAAGTCTTTACACAACAAAAATCTTAAACgtgattttccttttcatatgcAGATCGTCACGTGGAGTTTACTAACCTTGTTTCACCATAAATTTGACCAAGTCACGCTCTTTGTTTGGCATGTTAATGGGTGAAATGAGGGAAAATATGTTCTGCTGGTAAAATGGCAGAGGcctctaagaaaaaaagcagagaatcAAACGTGAAGTAAGGTCCACAGAAGATGGTAAGTCACACTGGACTTCCACAGTGTCCTATTTCCCAAGCATGGAAtatatttaggaaagaaaatggaacgGAAAAACGCTGATGCATGAACTACATACCAGCTCTCCATTTTTGCCCTGTCCTGGAATATTACTCATTCGAGTAACCTTCAGACATGACTTATGTCTGAACTAACGCTGGTTTAACAAAACAGGTGGATTGgactaaagaaaaaagacccTTTTCCAGCACCAAAGGAAGAGTAAAACTAAATACTCTGTGCCACTCGAGCTACAGAGATTTGGGTAAAACAGAAGCTAGAGCCCAGACCATGAGGTTTTGCAAGAACTATATATCTGTCTTGAACGACCTCCAGTTTTAGACTGAAAACTGTCTTATGCATAGTCGACATACcttgaaagcacaaaaaaatcagtgcctTCAAATGGGCACACTTACTCCTGCTTCTGAAGTCTTCCCATATACCAGTAGTCCCTCCCTGCTTCGCACACAAGGTACGGGCTTCAGAGCAAGTGTTCATCCAGACCCACCCCAAGAGTAAGGTTGGGGTCGTTACCTCTTTCGTCTTCTGCATGACTTGCCCAATACTCTCGGTGACAGCCTTCATGACAAAGTACCGAATGTCGTCGTACTCCATGTACTCTTGGAAGCGAGAGATCAGGAGCGATGCATCCTCGTTTAAGGGAATTAAGCCATCAACAACCACCTAGCAAGAGgtttataaagaaaagcaacaggTCAGTTTCTTACAGTACTGGAGCAGACAGCTGCGATGGCTGGGGGCAACCCCTGTCTTTCTGAAGGGCAGCTAGCAACGCTGTGTCCTGCTTGCCCCGGATCAAGGGCCTCTGTCTCCTGACCTCTGAGACAAGTCCCTCACGTCGGAGATGTCACTTCAAAGTGACACAGTGGCTGAACCAGGGGCAGTACCTTCCCCCTCACCTCCCACAACTGCTCGCAAGCGAGACCgaggaataagaaagaaagaccGCCGATACCTCAGAAGCACTCAAGCATTCAGCTTGTTCCTGCCCAAGGCAGCTGCTCCCACACCTGCAGGGGTCACCTCACCTAGAGGCCCTAGACTTGGTGCCACCTCTGTAACACCCTGTCTCCCATCCCTATCATATCTCCTAGTCTGAAACTTTTGTTCTGGAGGACTCAAACACAGCAGGTTGTGCACGTCACTGGCTACCTGACAGCAGGAACTTTTCAGTTCTACAACTGACCTTTAAAAGTTCACGAGGAAACGTGAAACTCCCCTTCCACTCCACTTTGACCAAAGGATATTCTGCCTCCAACTCAACAAACTTCATCAGAGTGCAGAGCGACAATtccttcaaaaaagaaataaaagaaaaaaaaacatttcagcaaggACAGCAGTGGGCAGACGCAAGGGAGGCTGCTTCTAGGCCTGTAGGAAAGCGGGAAGAATGAAGTACGACGTTCTTTACTGAGAAAGTTACTGGCAGATCAGTATGCAAAGGTAAGTTGGAGCACCAGCAATGTCTTATAGCATTTACTATCCTTGGGCACTTTCGTATTAGAGCGATGATGGCTTCTCCACCGCGGGAGACCCCCAGGTAAAGCCGTACCTCGGAACCAGGCTCACTGACCTTGACCTGGAAGGAGCCGTGGCCCATCAGCTCGGCCAGCCAGCCCACGCAGTCGTTGTAGCGGTGCCGCATCCACACCTTGTACTTCTCCTCGGCGCTGCCGCCACCTGCGGAGGGGACGgcgccgggctgggggctcagcGCCTCggcccgcgccccgccgccccccccggcccccactCACCTGCCAGCGCGGCCTCCTCGGCGGGCAGGCGGCCCACGAAGAGCTCCCCCCGCTCCAGCAGCGCCCCGAAGAGCCGACCGCAGGCCCTGAGGGCTCCGAGgaccttctcctcctcctcctcctcctccgccgccgccgcctgggGAAGAGCGGCGCTGTGAGGAGCCGTGGCGCCgggcccccgcagccccccgccccggcccgcagcCCCTCACCGCCAGCCGCTCCAGCAGCTCGTAGACGCGGTTGGCGTTGCCTCGGCTGCCCAGCACCGCCTCCAGGCAGGCGGCGAGCCCGGGCTGCGCCATGCTGCCGCACCACGCCGGCGGAAGGGccgggaggaagaggaggaggaaggagaggaggaggaggacgaggaggaggaggagcccggccccgccgctccgccCGCAGGGGGagcgctccccgccgccgctgctccCCCCCCGGTCTCAGTGAAGCCAGGACACGGgcaaattataaaaatgtacaCTTTATTACACCTTCAGGTAGGATACATCACTACTCCTTACACCCCTACTGGATCAAGTACAAATGCTTATGTTCAGAAGTTATGTACAGGTTGACTTCCTAACACACGCCTGGGAGAAAGACAcacagaaagagggaaaaaaaaataagtgatttttatCTTCACTAACTGACCTAAACAAGAAATAATTGCCTCTTTAGACACCAAATCAGACCAGCACAATGATGCAGTCAACAGCTCTTTCACTGCTGAAGTGTTCCCCCCCACGCCTTCCATGCACCTAATAGGAgctaaacacttaaaaataaaaatggggcGAACTGTGCAGTATTTTCGGATGAGCAACGTACTGTACACGGCGTCAGTTAGCTGCTACCACTGCATTTACTTTGCGTGTTAAACTGTTCCATTGCCAACGTTACTGGCTTTCCAGAGAGTAACAAAGTTTAGGCAATGGAACAAAACAGGGGTTTGGCAGGGTCAGGGGAATACTTCATGTACAAGctgagaaaggaggagagaaaaaaagaaaaaaaatatatctccCAGATTTGCAGACCTGAGGGTCCAAGAAAAAATGGATATAGGAGAAATGCggtataaaattaaaaaaataaaaaataaaaatcagtaactCTGCCTGACCCACTGTTTACATTCGTGATCTTAACAGACTGGGCTACCAGAGGAGCTGACCGGGTATTCTTTCTTGTTTAAGCCATTTGGATTGCTAGGTACCAATAGGTATGTACATATAGAGGTTAAGAACAAAAGACAGACTTTCCTTGCCTTTAAACAGGCTCCCCTCTTAGAAGACTAAAAAGAtcacacaatgaaaaaaataattttaaaaccatttcagaaaaggaatgTTGTAATTTCATCTGAATCTTACATGTTGTGCAGTATTATGgccaaaagtaaaataaatctattcAAGCCACTGAGAGCTTTCTGATTTCTCATGCAGTGctgtttgcagtttgtttttctttttatgtaagaaaagtaaagaaaacaccCACAGTTCTAtgcagctttttgcttttttttttttttcataacaataAGGCAAACTGATTTGGAGGAAGAGGCCGCGCTCTATTCACATCCAAAATACCCACCTGAAGATACATTCATCATTAGCTTTAGTAAAAGAATAGTACAAAAGTTAGATCTTATTCTTTACACAATTGAAGAATTAGTCTTAGAATTTCACcattctccccttcccccagtcccccaccctccccaaGCTGAAAGCTGAGTAGAAAGTACTGAACATTTAAACATGTTGCAAGAGCAGAATGAAACTAAGAGATTAAATGTTATCTGTTGGAGAGTTTCCGAGACCGAAGTCCTATGAGAAACAGCTATGGACCATTTGTTTAGTTGTATCCACTAAACAattcttttacaaaaaaaaaaaaggggggggggggggactaCACTTTAATACACATCTACTATCAACACAGTATTTACTCAGTTCATGCCTAAAATATCCATTATCTTAAAGTGAAATAATGAGAATGAGGGCACAGGTTGGGTGCTTCGGTAAACTGTACACAAAACTActaacaaacattttaaaagacatacaaaaatggagaatgaaacttttttccttttttaattacaaatactTACAGGTTTTCACATTTAGTGGCTAAACTTTTCAGGGAGCACTTCAAATGTAAGTTAGATCTTCCAGAGGTATTTACCTCAAGAGAGAACAACATGCAGCTTTCAGACAGGTGGAAAATACTTTGCTATATTAGCCGCACTTGCTTCACTGTGCATATTGAGTGCACATCCAAACTATAGCAAAGAACTGCATATTCCCACGGGCCGTTTATGGTATGCTAACATGGATGGATTTTCCTGCCATTTATGGCATTTTACCATTTTACTTTTGTGAACCTGGGCAGAACTTAATTCTAACTAATAGTTGCTTTATCTGGTTTGAATGAGCACAGAGAACACTGGCAGAATGCACTTTGTACAGGTCCTGAACACTAAACAGTTGCTAATATGCTGAAGTTATGTGAGAGTTTCCACATTCAAATGTTCACCAGCAAAAtccttctgttaaaaaaaatagaggtggTTTGTCTTCATTTGTGTGTTTGGAGTAGCTTGTCACTTGGCGTAGCAAACAAGAAATGGTGCATTTCCCTGTTATTGCATTTTAATCGTTAGCTCAACTTGGTTTTGTAGGTGCCTTTAATCTGACAGTAGGCGTCCTCATTTGTACTTTTGCTTGCTGATTCTGGGCTTCAGTTGTTGCTGGTGTCTGGGCTGGGTTCTGTACACCTGGAGCCTGAATTTGGGGAGATGCTGTTGTCACAACTTGCTGTTGTATCAGTTTCTGCTGGACAACTTGAGCTGTAGCAGTTGTTGCAGGAATCACCTGAACCTGCTGTTGACCTGCTGTTGTCTGTGAAAGTGTCACGGTTTGGGGCTGAGCTTGTACCTAGACATTAGGATAACAAGGCAATTACAAAATAGTACTTTGGTATTAAGCAGTGGTCATTAAATTTCTGCTCTACGGAAGGAGGTGTTTGCTCTCTTGACTGACAAGCATCCTGGACAAAGTAGAAAGACTGGGAGGGATACTGGGAACTTAGGGTCTGTGGCTTTAGTACGAAACAATGTTCTGTCACATTTTCTAGAACCTTATCAATCAAAACTAAGAGCCAGGATGCCTTTAACTCAGATCTCCTCAGTGCAgattaaacatgaaaatatatggaaggttaaaaacaaaaaaatactggaaaatagGAAATTCTAGTCCTGCAGTAGTGTAGGGACAGAGAAATGAACAGAAGGATAGATGGAGGATCAAACGGGGAAGCACCCATATTGTGACTGTAAATACAGCCATTAAGGCTTCCTACCACTTCCCAGCATTAAACTTTCAGACTACAGCTGCAAGTCTCTATCACAAATTTAAGGTAGAATCGTTTGAACTTCATCCAGAAATCTAATTTTCACAGCCCTACccagaggaagggagaaagaagctgAATGTCTCCTTACTCAGAAAAGGTAATGAAAACCAAGCAGCTTCAGATGCCTTTGTCAAGAGGCAGAAGCCCAATGATCCTGCAAGGGCTTCTCCAGGGGACAGTTAACTCCTGACTGACCCGCTGGGAAGCACTAGCAAGGCAGGTGGCTACATACCGAACATCAGATGCTTAATATAAAGACcagagttttaaaaagaatactTCACAGGGCCTAATCCTACTGTCACTGCGTGTGTGTGAGgggagctgtttgtttttaccatgGACTTCAACAGTCCCAGAGTTATGCCAACACCAACGACTTCTGAAAAGCCACTCCTTAATGTCCCTTGAAAAATTATCTAAGAGCTCTCAGTGACTACAGGGAGTAACTCGTGTTGACTGATGAGGTTTCTACTCCCCGCTGTCTACCTTGCCCTTGCAGCATTCACATCTGAGGTGGTTACCAGCCAGCTTACACCACTTTATCATCATTTTAAGATAAACAGTCACAGATTTTATTCCACACTAAAACATTGCACTATAAACTGTGACAGATTAAGAGCTGATTGGCTCAGATTTCTGCGCACTGAGGGCAATAACCTCATCCACCATCCAAAGTTAAATCATTCTTGCCAATCAACAGCGTAAGTTATGCCTGTTGCTAATGGTCTGAAAGAGATTGTTCTAAACAGCGTTAAACAACCTGCCTGGTAGCTACGGGAGGGCAGACCAAACCGTCTGTCCCTCTCTCACCCTAGTGCCGCCTGCTATCATTCCACATTTAGAACAGATACCGTACCATTCTGACTTTTATTAAGCACTTTGCAAGGCTTTATGAactggaacaaaacaaacagtaactACCTATTAGCCCCAgtttttgtaaaacaaatttaGATGGTGCTCATTACTTCAATTATTTGCTATCTTGATTAAACATCACAAGAAaccagtatttaaaaaacactttctgctctaggaaatactttctaaaaatctgtttttcagctcaTCTACAGCGGTGAACAACACATTGTTCCATCTATTAAAGTTTTATACTAAAGAATATACAGCAACCTGACGGTTTTCATGTGATTCATTTTTATAGAAGGGAAATTGCTACGTCCTTCAAGAATTCTATCTATACCacacaaggggaaaaatactTATCTCCAAATAAACGAGCTTTCAATAGGATTGTGCTTCTAGTGCTTTATTTGACGAGTGCAAAACCCACCTGTTGAGAAACCGAAACCATCTGTTGAATGTTGGCAACAGTAGCCTGTTGCTGGACCACTTGAGGAAGTTTTGCAACCTTTATTGatatgaaataaagaaacatcTAGTCAAAATAAGAAATTGCTAACAGCAGCAACACACCATATCTATCAAAACTGCTACCAAGTGAAAACCTTTCCTGAGTCCTGTTCACTGCAAGTTGGTATCTTGGCCTCCTCAGTGATACTGcacttttgtaaaaataaactttctagAACGGTGTATTGAGAACTTGGCtaggaggggaagaggagtagtaatattttcagtttttattttaacatacttttttcctcccagctATATATAACACTGAAGGAAGCACAGACATTCTAACGGGCTACCTTAAAGATAAGACATACTTAGACATACTTTTGAAAGAGTAAGGGTTCCAGTTCCTaatccccttccttttccttggtTAGACTGATCTAGTTATCCAAAGAAGTAGTTAACTATCAGCTACTCTTGGCTGCTAGAGATTAGGCCAGAAGACAGCACCAGAAAACGGGAAGAACCACATCTGAATTTTCCTTAGTAATACAGTACAAATCCCTTCCCTAATAAAGAGGAGTAATacactttatttctttcaaagaggAAAGGCAAACTTCTGTCTCAGATGGTTCCTTTGACCTGCTAAAAGGCCACGTATTCACCAccaatgtattttattataaaaataatttaaacaaatatgCAGCTAATGGGTGTTAAAATGCTACATCACCTGACAGCTTTAGGGTTATCCAATCACAATAGTGTTTAAAGGTGTAAAACTGTGTTACCTGTACCTGAATCTGGGCCTGCACTTGCTGGGTTCCGCCTGGCTTCTGGGTTTGGGAA is a genomic window containing:
- the LOC118252907 gene encoding nucleolar complex protein 4 homolog isoform X4; translated protein: MAQPGLAACLEAVLGSRGNANRVYELLERLAAAAAEEEEEEEKVLGALRACGRLFGALLERGELFVGRLPAEEAALAGGGSAEEKYKVWMRHRYNDCVGWLAELMGHGSFQVKELSLCTLMKFVELEAEYPLVKVEWKGSFTFPRELLKVVVDGLIPLNEDASLLISRFQEYMEYDDIRYFVMKAVTESIGQVMQKTKERPLPFYQQNIFSLISPINMPNKERDLVKFMVKQGNREEWKVSKLQAHKQAFERMWLSFLKHKLPTGLYKKVLVILHDSILPYMNEPTLMIDFLTVAYGIGGAISLLALNGLFILIHQHNLEYPDFYKKLYSLLDPSIYHVKYRARFFHLLDLFLSSSHLPAYLVAAFIKRLSRLALTAPPEALLMVIPFICNLFRRHPACKVLVHRPNGPADLSEDPYIMEQEEPSESKALESSLWELQALQNHYHPDVAQAAATLNQSLSEIEDDISGLLELSASELFDKEVKKSAATVPLEFEQVRGLFGKKNDIFAEHFSLD